A genome region from Candidatus Protochlamydia phocaeensis includes the following:
- the dacB gene encoding D-alanyl-D-alanine carboxypeptidase/D-alanyl-D-alanine endopeptidase, protein MLGRPLLFSLFLSFMPGLFLKASPTPTSLPEPILSLMHQPKYQHAFWGVYVKDLETEEIVFNLNDDRFFLPASTTKMFSVAALLHTFGDDYRFKTPVFAIGSLKEGRLTGDLILVAQGDLAFGGRSKGPDELSFTKLDHTLANNLPGVLLTPEDPLYGLNDLAKQIKQQGIHEINGNILIDDRLFEITEKREMTLSPLFINENVIDLILNPTAEGQKAQIDWRPKVEGYTIINEVRTVGDKEALDLQMDSDESGKQITIKGSLPIGEKDIIRTFAIKDINQFAQTAFIQALRSQGIAVNLDRHHAPSLPPSDILQKLAPIAVWTSPPLFEYAKLILKVSHNLGADLIPLLLAAKKGKKTFDDGMEELGQFLIQDVKISPDSFVFIDAAGGDGNRLTPLAEVQLLEYMSKKPQAQFEHFFNALPILGVDGSLADVAKNTAGAGKVWAKTGSGLSFNLATRTYFLTTKTFAGYIKSKNGHLLAFMVSVNNGTMPALKDVFAIMEDVGQITSLIYEAAP, encoded by the coding sequence ATGCTAGGCCGACCTCTTTTATTTTCTTTGTTCCTCTCCTTCATGCCAGGCCTTTTTTTAAAGGCTTCCCCTACACCGACATCTTTGCCGGAGCCTATCCTTAGCCTTATGCACCAACCTAAATATCAACATGCTTTTTGGGGAGTATATGTAAAGGACTTAGAAACAGAAGAAATCGTATTCAACCTTAATGACGACCGGTTTTTCCTTCCTGCTTCCACAACAAAAATGTTTTCCGTTGCTGCCTTGTTGCATACTTTTGGAGATGATTATCGCTTCAAGACTCCGGTTTTTGCCATCGGCTCCCTTAAAGAAGGACGCCTTACGGGAGATTTGATTCTTGTCGCTCAAGGAGATTTGGCTTTTGGCGGAAGATCTAAAGGACCAGATGAACTCTCTTTTACCAAACTAGACCATACATTAGCCAACAACCTTCCCGGCGTCCTTTTGACACCTGAAGATCCCTTATATGGCTTAAATGATTTAGCCAAACAGATAAAGCAACAAGGAATCCATGAGATCAATGGCAATATTCTCATTGACGACCGTCTCTTCGAGATAACGGAAAAGCGGGAGATGACCCTATCCCCTCTTTTCATCAATGAGAATGTAATCGATTTAATCCTTAATCCAACCGCAGAAGGTCAAAAAGCACAAATAGATTGGCGGCCCAAAGTCGAGGGATACACCATCATTAACGAAGTCCGAACAGTCGGCGATAAAGAGGCGCTTGATCTACAAATGGATTCGGATGAATCAGGAAAGCAAATCACCATTAAAGGCTCTCTGCCTATTGGCGAGAAGGATATTATTCGCACGTTTGCCATTAAAGATATCAATCAATTCGCGCAAACGGCTTTCATCCAGGCGCTGCGCTCCCAAGGCATCGCAGTTAATCTTGACCGGCATCACGCCCCGTCTCTTCCTCCTTCCGACATTTTGCAAAAATTAGCTCCTATCGCCGTATGGACATCCCCTCCTCTTTTCGAATATGCCAAGCTGATTCTTAAAGTCAGTCATAACTTAGGGGCTGATTTGATTCCCCTACTGTTGGCTGCCAAGAAGGGGAAAAAAACCTTTGATGACGGGATGGAAGAATTAGGACAATTTCTCATCCAGGACGTAAAAATCTCTCCCGACTCTTTTGTCTTTATTGACGCAGCAGGAGGAGATGGAAACCGCCTGACTCCCCTTGCAGAAGTCCAGCTATTAGAATATATGAGCAAGAAGCCACAAGCTCAATTTGAGCATTTTTTTAATGCCTTGCCCATTCTCGGCGTTGATGGATCATTGGCAGATGTGGCCAAGAATACGGCCGGAGCAGGGAAAGTCTGGGCTAAGACAGGATCCGGACTCTCTTTTAATTTAGCGACACGGACTTATTTTTTAACAACAAAAACATTTGCAGGCTACATTAAAAGCAAGAACGGTCATCTGTTAGCCTTTATGGTGTCTGTCAATAATGGGACAATGCCGGCATTGAAAGATGTCTTTGCCATTATGGAAGATGTTGGGCAAATTACCAGCCTTATTTACGAAGCAGCTCCTTAG